One genomic region from Leptospira tipperaryensis encodes:
- a CDS encoding helicase: MSSDSVLLQELDKLELNDLKKVATLWNLVKLPYKEKNKNVTYLYEIFQDEFYLKGVLEKLTQLQVTIYTSILKNKNVLTLGEISRKVNIPPINVEMELNLLRKYQLVYQRKNRERLTNNLDKYHAFEEIADLVPLDQNLKGDKYKISLEKVLDRKKTTEIADEWKVAVKSPKQVDSVKKFYSIATSEEGIDLNLQSLADLERDTLVRIYLSGGVSEAEDIRSYVVTSRGKYEQVVPSLIAKGMVVDVCFVDEKFVRVFAIPDEILKYVQTHPILPSVKKGTKQRTEKLAANDLDFFLNTKKLISYISRKGLVLAKSGKVKQADHKRTEQELLNPDIGIFPEKSQIYQMELILPVLKLLNLVDIKGENIVLKGDVSGFNEKDIFEIMKLVVHEVNEARMKRVIPAEVFTATEMPFYDKLILDKCVSLIIKAKRIHLSVIFSNIIREHMILSPGFRTKNFQSDLAELRKEIMSGIFYLHLFGLLEIEYPNRFLTLSKLGEYFFQTGELSHKTEKGGITINPDFTIIAFPDRVSIHGLHLLKAFTELKDYDRVYTFVLTKEAFQLGILLGYKPAEFIDFLKTSSKADLAQNLLFLLEDWGGNLPVVDITEDCVLVRTKDQNTMELLLGQIKGKKIVLDEIGPTAVLVDKNRVQDVITVSEKLNLIVNLIR; encoded by the coding sequence ATGAGTAGCGATTCAGTATTACTTCAGGAACTCGATAAACTTGAACTCAACGACCTGAAGAAAGTCGCCACCCTCTGGAATCTAGTAAAACTTCCTTATAAAGAAAAAAATAAAAACGTAACTTATCTCTACGAGATTTTTCAGGATGAATTTTACCTGAAAGGGGTTTTAGAAAAACTCACTCAACTTCAGGTTACGATCTACACAAGCATTCTCAAGAATAAAAACGTTCTGACCTTGGGTGAAATTTCACGCAAAGTGAACATTCCTCCGATCAACGTCGAGATGGAGCTCAATCTCCTCCGCAAATACCAGCTCGTTTATCAGAGAAAGAATCGCGAGAGACTCACAAACAATTTAGATAAATATCATGCGTTTGAAGAGATCGCGGACCTCGTTCCTCTGGATCAGAATCTCAAAGGGGATAAATACAAGATTTCCTTAGAGAAAGTTCTCGATCGTAAAAAGACGACCGAAATCGCGGACGAGTGGAAGGTGGCCGTAAAGTCTCCGAAACAAGTCGACTCTGTTAAGAAATTCTATTCTATCGCAACTTCCGAAGAAGGAATCGATCTCAATCTGCAATCACTCGCGGATTTGGAAAGAGACACTCTTGTCAGAATCTACCTCAGCGGAGGAGTTTCCGAAGCGGAAGACATTCGCAGTTACGTGGTAACGAGCCGTGGAAAATACGAACAAGTAGTTCCTTCGCTGATCGCAAAGGGAATGGTCGTAGACGTCTGTTTCGTCGACGAAAAGTTCGTTCGCGTTTTTGCGATTCCTGATGAAATTCTAAAATACGTTCAAACCCATCCGATTCTTCCTTCCGTAAAAAAAGGAACCAAACAAAGAACTGAAAAACTCGCGGCCAACGATCTCGATTTCTTTCTCAACACAAAGAAATTGATTTCTTACATCAGCCGTAAGGGACTCGTTCTTGCAAAGTCGGGAAAGGTAAAACAAGCCGATCACAAAAGAACGGAACAAGAACTTCTCAATCCGGATATCGGAATCTTTCCCGAAAAGAGCCAGATCTATCAGATGGAACTCATTCTACCCGTTCTCAAACTTTTGAACCTCGTGGACATCAAAGGTGAGAATATCGTTCTGAAAGGGGACGTAAGCGGTTTTAACGAAAAAGATATTTTTGAAATTATGAAACTCGTCGTGCACGAAGTCAACGAAGCGAGAATGAAACGTGTCATTCCCGCGGAAGTGTTTACCGCGACCGAGATGCCTTTCTACGATAAACTCATCCTGGATAAGTGTGTGAGTCTGATCATCAAGGCAAAACGAATTCATCTTTCCGTGATCTTTTCCAATATCATTCGGGAACACATGATTCTTTCTCCGGGATTTAGAACGAAGAATTTTCAATCCGACCTCGCGGAACTCCGTAAGGAAATCATGAGTGGAATCTTCTATCTTCATCTTTTCGGACTTTTGGAAATCGAATATCCGAATCGTTTTTTAACCCTTTCCAAACTGGGAGAATACTTTTTCCAAACGGGAGAATTGTCTCACAAGACCGAAAAGGGCGGAATCACGATCAACCCGGACTTTACGATCATCGCGTTTCCGGATCGGGTCTCCATTCACGGGCTTCATCTTCTCAAAGCTTTTACCGAACTCAAGGATTACGATCGGGTTTATACGTTTGTTCTTACAAAAGAAGCGTTCCAATTGGGAATTCTTCTCGGATACAAACCGGCTGAATTCATTGATTTCTTAAAAACTTCCAGCAAGGCCGATCTCGCACAAAACCTTCTCTTCTTACTAGAAGACTGGGGTGGAAATCTTCCGGTTGTGGATATCACGGAAGACTGCGTTCTGGTTCGCACCAAAGATCAGAACACGATGGAACTCTTACTTGGTCAGATCAAAGGAAAGAAGATCGTCCTCGACGAAATCGGTCCTACTGCGGTTCTTGTGGATAAGAATCGAGTGCAAGACGTGATCACCGTTTCCGAAAAGCTGAATCTGATCGTAAATCTGATCCGCTAA
- a CDS encoding ABC1 kinase family protein, which translates to MAGFFDSLKMGFGGASRILNSGFVFSTRTLLLLKDLALGGGSLETFPIRLREAFEDLGATYIKLGQFIASAPSLFPDEFVTEMQKCLDSIRPIPYSTVEKIIRKELGGQLTDHFYSVEPIPIASASIAQVHAAVTKDGLDVVIKVQRPDIESTLSADLNLIYFASVLFERFAPGLSKSGISDMVEQFQSSILEEIDFYKEADNIEEFERELLSMGETRARVPKVYRELSTKKILTMERFYGAPITDEQSIRRYSSDPQKTLTEALEIWFSTLARNGFFHADVHAGNLMILRDGTVGFIDFGIVGRISPRVWEGLMIFLEGLSLNRTEKIAKGLIQMDSTAKGVDEKKLSKDLEAVFSRMTEMVMKLQMGDLESLDDKKLNAILFEFREISLRNGLKIPKEFGLLIKQILYFDRYVKTMAPDIDLIRDREKFLI; encoded by the coding sequence ATGGCCGGATTTTTTGATTCCCTGAAAATGGGTTTTGGCGGTGCCTCCCGTATCTTAAACAGCGGTTTTGTATTCTCTACAAGAACGCTCCTTCTCTTAAAAGATCTCGCATTGGGAGGAGGTTCCTTGGAAACCTTTCCCATCCGACTCCGGGAAGCCTTTGAAGACCTCGGAGCGACTTATATCAAATTAGGTCAGTTTATCGCTTCCGCCCCCTCTTTGTTTCCGGACGAGTTTGTGACCGAGATGCAAAAGTGTCTGGACTCGATCCGGCCGATTCCCTACTCCACAGTCGAAAAAATCATCCGCAAGGAACTCGGCGGCCAACTCACGGATCACTTTTACAGCGTGGAACCGATTCCGATCGCCTCGGCTTCGATCGCACAAGTGCACGCGGCCGTAACCAAAGACGGGCTCGACGTCGTAATCAAGGTGCAAAGACCCGATATCGAATCCACGTTGTCGGCGGATCTGAATCTCATCTACTTTGCTTCCGTTCTTTTTGAAAGGTTTGCTCCGGGTTTAAGCAAGTCCGGAATCTCGGACATGGTTGAACAGTTCCAAAGTTCTATATTAGAAGAAATTGATTTTTATAAAGAAGCCGACAACATAGAAGAATTTGAAAGAGAACTTCTTTCAATGGGAGAAACCAGAGCAAGAGTTCCGAAAGTTTACAGAGAACTTTCGACGAAGAAAATTCTTACGATGGAACGTTTTTACGGAGCTCCGATCACTGACGAACAATCAATCCGAAGATATTCTTCCGATCCTCAAAAAACTCTGACCGAAGCCCTCGAGATCTGGTTTTCAACTCTCGCGAGAAACGGCTTTTTTCACGCGGACGTACATGCAGGAAATCTAATGATTCTTCGGGACGGAACCGTAGGTTTTATCGACTTCGGCATCGTAGGAAGAATTTCACCTCGGGTCTGGGAAGGTCTGATGATCTTCCTAGAGGGTCTCAGCCTCAATCGAACCGAAAAGATCGCGAAGGGTTTGATCCAGATGGATTCCACCGCAAAGGGAGTGGACGAGAAAAAACTTTCCAAAGATTTGGAAGCCGTTTTCTCCCGTATGACGGAGATGGTCATGAAACTGCAGATGGGAGATCTGGAATCTCTGGATGATAAAAAACTTAACGCGATCCTTTTTGAGTTTCGAGAAATTTCCCTTCGAAACGGACTCAAGATCCCGAAAGAATTCGGACTTCTCATAAAACAAATCTTATACTTTGATCGATACGTAAAGACGATGGCGCCCGACATCGATTTGATTCGGGACAGAGAAAAATTTCTTATATGA
- a CDS encoding FeoA family protein, whose translation MTFLLNELKKGQSASIVSLIHEPGKEDLFRNILDIGLLPGIKVYVLEKYSSQKKIILRAGDVEIAIREGEAELIRIGDVTDGSF comes from the coding sequence ATGACCTTTTTGTTAAACGAATTGAAAAAGGGCCAAAGCGCCTCTATAGTATCCCTCATCCACGAACCCGGAAAAGAAGATCTTTTTCGAAACATTCTGGACATCGGTCTTTTGCCCGGAATTAAGGTTTACGTTTTGGAAAAATATTCATCTCAGAAAAAAATCATTCTCAGAGCCGGCGACGTGGAAATCGCGATTCGAGAAGGGGAAGCGGAATTGATCCGAATAGGAGACGTCACCGATGGGTCATTCTAA